The DNA window TATTCGATCATTCATATACTTTATCACCATATTTTTATAGTGATCATCATTAAGGCGATAGTTAATTTGCTCTTCAGAAACTATTCCTTTTTCTTGTTCTAGATTCCAATTAAAATTAGTGAATTCATCTATATTTTTGTAAACAGTTGTACGTATTCTTTCATTATAAACATCAAGTTCTATTTTTTCCAATTCATATAAATTCTTTAAATCATTAATTATAGCACTGTATTTTTCTGGCACATTATCAATATTCCTTTTAAAATTATCATAACCATTCGAAATGGTTTTGAAATCACGATAATTATAGCCTATAGTTTCAAAATTTCCTGTTTTATAATCTTCATATGTAAACTTATCATTAAGAATTAGTTTTGCGATTGAATCAGTATAAATGTGATAATCAAAAATCAATTTAGAATACTCAATATCTTTAACCAAATCACTTTGAATCTCTTTTAAAATACTTGCTATTTTTTTTTCATTAATTTTTTGCTGATTTTGATTACTAATACCTAACGCAATCAAAATACCAATGACAACTAAAACTATCTCTCCAATAGCATATATCATGTATTTACTGAATTTGTTTTCAGTAAGTAAATTTTGTCTAATCTTTCGAAAAAATTTAATCATACACTATTTTGATTTGTCATTCCTGTAAAAGCAGGAGTCCATTTTTAAACCTAATGTGGATTCCGCATCAAGTGCGGAATGACAAAATATTTTAATCATCTAATTAATTTACAAATCTGTCAATCTACCATAAGTTTCTGGCCTTCTATCTCTATAAAATTGCCAAGTAGAACGTACTTCTTCTATTAAATCTAAATCAAATTCTGCGACTAATAATTCATCATCATCACGAGAGGCTTCAGCAAAAATTTGCCCGCGTGGATCCACAAAATAGGATTGCCCATAGAACTTACCTAAGTTCCAAGGTTTCTCTTCACCAACACGATTGATACAACCCATAAAATAACCATTGGCTGCTGCGTGAGCCGGTTGTTCTAACTTCCATAAATACTCACTTAATCCAGCAACAGTTGCTGAAGGGTTATAAACAATTTCTGCTCCATTTAAACCTAAAGCTCTTGCTCCATCAGGGAAATGTCTGTCATAACAAATGTAGACACCAACTTTAGCGTATTTAGTTTGAAACACTGGATAACCCATATTCCCTGGCTTAAAAAAGAATTTCTCCCAGAATCCAGTTGTATGTGGAATATGATTTTTTCTATATTTCCCTAAATACGTTCCATCTGCATCAATAACTGCAGCTGTATTGTACAAAACACCTGGAGACTCTTTTTCATAAATTGGCACCACAATAACCATATCATGTTTTTTGGCAAGCACTTGCATTTTTTCAGTCGTTGGACCTGGAACTGACTCTGCCGATACGTACCATTTTTTATCTTGTCCTGGACAGAAATATGGCGTATTGAATATTTCTTGCAGACACAAAATCTGAACACCTTGCCGTCCAGCTTCTTCAATATATGGAATATGCTTATCATACATAGCATCCATAATTTCTTTAATTGTTCCCTCTCCTTCTGTCATTGGAAGGCTCATTTGTATCAATCCTGATTTTACTTTTCTTGCCATGATCTTATTTATTTGTTTTAATAGGTCTCGACTGCGCTCGACCTGACATTAATTATATAACTGTTTTGGAGGTTTTTCCTCTTTTTATAAATTCTCCATGTCCTGCTTTTAAAAGACAATCTTCATTTTCTATAGCAACCTTTCCTCTTAAAATTACGGTTTCAGTTTTCCCTGTCACTTTCATTCCTTCATAACCTGAATAATCACAATTCATATGATGTGTTTCTACAGAAATTGTATGTTCCTTATTTGGATCAAATATTACGACATCTGCATCGCTTCCAATAGCTATTGTTCCTTTTCTTGGGTACATTCCGAAGATTTTTGCAGCATTAGTTGAACTGACTTCTACGTATTTTGTTAATGAAATCTTTCCTTTATTTACACCTTCTGAAAACAACAATTCCATACGATGCTCGACTGCTGGATGACCATTTGGAATTTTTGAAAAATCATTTTTACCCATTTTCTTCTGTTCCCACATAAACGGACAATGGTCTGTACCAACAACTTGAACAAGACCTTGATTAATTCCTGACCAAAGTGCTACCTGATCTTTCTTTTCTCTTAATGGTGGACTCATAACCCATTTAGCGCCTTCAAAATCATTTTCATATAAAGAAGCATCCAATACCAAATACTGTGTACACGTTTCTACGAATACTTTCTGATTACGTTGCGTTGCTTTT is part of the Psychroserpens ponticola genome and encodes:
- a CDS encoding nitrilase-related carbon-nitrogen hydrolase, which translates into the protein MARKVKSGLIQMSLPMTEGEGTIKEIMDAMYDKHIPYIEEAGRQGVQILCLQEIFNTPYFCPGQDKKWYVSAESVPGPTTEKMQVLAKKHDMVIVVPIYEKESPGVLYNTAAVIDADGTYLGKYRKNHIPHTTGFWEKFFFKPGNMGYPVFQTKYAKVGVYICYDRHFPDGARALGLNGAEIVYNPSATVAGLSEYLWKLEQPAHAAANGYFMGCINRVGEEKPWNLGKFYGQSYFVDPRGQIFAEASRDDDELLVAEFDLDLIEEVRSTWQFYRDRRPETYGRLTDL